The following are from one region of the Coffea eugenioides isolate CCC68of chromosome 2, Ceug_1.0, whole genome shotgun sequence genome:
- the LOC113763008 gene encoding protein NRT1/ PTR FAMILY 4.3, producing MEMETRRQQLEKGDNVASEEITTVDWRGRPSNPSKHGGMGAAAFVLGLQAFEIMAIAAVGNNLITYVINEMHFSLSKSANIVTNFIGTVFILALLGGYLSDSYLGCFWTMLIFGFVELSGFILLSVQAHLPQLKPPHCNMLTDGDNCVEAKGFKSIIFFMALYLVALGSGCVKPNMIAHGADQFNKEVPKESKKLSRYFNAAYFAFSVGELVALTILVWVQTHSGMDIGFGVSAAAMAMGLISLVGGTLLYRNKPPQRSILTPIAQVLVAATLKRKQVCPSDPRLLHGSHYPKLPSSNNITISENTGDLHHTERFRFLDKACIRIQDGNNTKESAWRLCTVNQVEQVKILISVIPIFACTIVFNTILAQLQTFSVQQGSAMNTRITKSFHIPPASLQAIPYIMLIFIVPLYDSLFVPFSRRITGHDSGISPLQRIGFGLFLSTFSMVAAALMENKRRDAAVNSNKIISIFWITPQFLIFGLSEMFTAVGLIEFFYKQSLKGMQSFLTAITYCSYSIGFYLSSVLVSLVNKITSHSSGGGWLSDNNLNKDRLDLFYWMLAALSFINFLNYLFWARWNSKDSASSLQYDSNNQDLRHHPIFSSSKIAGDDSIP from the exons ATGGAAATGGAGACAAGAAGGCAGCAGTTGGAGAAAGGGGATAATGTTGCCAGTGAGGAAATTACTACTGTTGACTGGAGAGGCAGACCCTCCAACCCAAGCAAGCATGGTGGAATGGGAGCTGCTGCTTTTGTGTTAG GGCTTCAAGCATTTGAAATAATGGCAATAGCAGCAGTTGGGAACAACCTCATAACGTATGTGATCAATGAGATGCACTTTTCTCTATCAAAGTCTGCCAACATAGTGACAAACTTCATTGGAACTGTCTTCATCCTCGCACTCCTTGGAGGCTACCTCTCCGACTCTTATCTTGGTTGCTTTTGGACCATGCTCATCTTTGGCTTTGTTGAACTTTCG GGTTTCATACTATTGTCAGTTCAAGCTCATTTACCCCAGCTAAAACCACCCCACTGCAACATGTTAACTGATGGGGACAATTGTGTGGAGGCAAAGGGATTCAAATCCATAATATTTTTCATGGCACTGTACCTGGTGGCATTAGGGAGTGGATGTGTGAAGCCAAACATGATAGCTCACGGTGCTGACCAATTTAACAAGGAAGTCCCCAAGGAGTCCAAGAAACTCTCGAGATACTTCAATGCTGCCTATTTTGCCTTCTCCGTGGGTGAACTTGTTGCTCTAACCATTTTAGTTTGGGTCCAAACACATTCTGGAATGGACATTGGATTTGGAGTCTCAGCTGCAGCCATGGCAATGGGTTTGATCAGCTTAGTGGGTGGTACACTTCTTTATAGGAATAAGCCTCCTCAGCGAAGCATCCTCACCCCAATTGCACAA GTCCTAGTGGCTGCAACTTTAAAGAGAAAGCAAGTTTGTCCTTCAGATCCCCGACTGCTTCATGGGAGCCACTACCCTAAGCTTCCTAGCAGCAACAATATCACCATCTCTGAAAATACGGGCGATCTTCATCATACTGAAAGATTCAg GTTCTTGGACAAGGCATGCATCAGAATTCAAGATGGAAATAATACAAAGGAAAGTGCATGGAGATTATGCACAGTAAACCAAGTCGAGCAAGTGAAGATACTAATTTCAGTCATTCCCATCTTTGCATGTACTATTGTCTTCAACACCATCCTTGCACAGCTCCAGACATTTTCAGTTCAGCAGGGAAGTGCTATGAATACTCGGATAACCAAAAGCTTCCACATCCCTCCGGCTTCTCTTCAAGCAATCCCTTATATTATGCTAATCTTCATAGTCCCTCTCTACGATTCGCTTTTCGTCCCTTTTTCCAGAAGAATCACAGGTCATGATTCCGGGATATCGCCTTTACAGCGAATAGGATTCGGCCTTTTTCTTTCGACATTTTCCATGGTGGCAGCCGCACTAATGGAGAACAAGAGAAGGGATGCTGCGGTAAACTCAAACAAGATAATATCCATTTTTTGGATCACCCCACAATTCTTGATCTTTGGATTATCAGAAATGTTTACTGCAGTTGGCCTAATTGAGTTCTTCTACAAGCAGTCTTTAAAGGGGATGCAATCATTTTTAACAGCCATTACTTATTGCTCATACTCAATTGGATTTTACCTAAGCTCAGTTCTTGTTTCTCTGGTAAATAAGATCACTTCACATTCCTCCGGTGGTGGTTGGCTCAGTGACAACAATCTCAACAAAGACAGATTAGACCTTTTCTATTGGATGCTAGCTGCTCTAAGCTTCATCAACTTCCTCAATTATCTGTTTTGGGCCAGATGGAATTCAAAGGACTCGGCAAGCAGTCTACAGTATGATTCTAACAACCAAGATTTACGCCATCATCCTATCTTCAGCTCCAGCAAAATTGCTGGAGATGATAGTATACCTTGA
- the LOC113762944 gene encoding survival of motor neuron-related-splicing factor 30 isoform X1, whose product MESGSEEVSVQELASNLSTYKEQLQQVRKLLDDEPGNSEYLDMEKELVEVISLTEELLATARQNENSGLGVGASGDASLSLRHAADFSNVESGSMLDYSKFPVGTKVQAVFSEDGEWYEATIEAHTPNGYYVYYDGWGNKEEVDPDNVRPIHDATVNPLLEAEKLAQATKEALKRKIAQAASTDFQSRSLPAKLRIEPDDPEDVRAAKRKKIHAFKSKMRMEQLEMTQNKRQNAWQQFQTTKGRAKKVGFFSGRKRESIFKSPDDPNGKVGVTGSGKGLTEFQKREKHLHLKGANMEAADD is encoded by the exons atggaaagcgGAAGTGAGGAGGTGAGCGTCCAAGAACTCGCTTCGAATCTCTCCACGTATAAGGAACAGCTTCAACAG GTCCGCAAGCTCCTGGATGATGAGCCTGGAAATTCTGAATATTTGGACATGGAGAAGGAGCTTGTAGAG GTAATTTCTTTGACAGAAGAGCTCTTGGCAACTGCAAGACAAAACGAAAATTCAGGATTGGGTGTTGGGGCTAGTGGTGATGCATCTCTCAGTTTGCGGCATGCTGCGGATTTTTCTAATGTG GAATCGGGATCCATGTTGGATTACTCAAAGTTTCCTGTTGGCACCAAAGTTCAAGCTGTCTTTAGTGAAGATGGTGAATG GTATGAAGCAACAATTGAGGCGCATACTCCAAATGGGTATTATGTTTATTATGATGGTTGGGGTAACAAGGAAGAG GTTGATCCAGACAATGTTCGACCAATTCATGATGCAACTGTTAATCCCTTGCTTGAAGCAGAAAAGTTAGCTCAGGCTACGAAAGAAGCTCTCAAAAGGAAAATTGCACAGGCTGCTTCCACTGACTTTCAGTCTCGAAGTTTACCAGCAAAACTTCGGATTGAGCCTGATGATCCCGAAGATGTG AGAGCTGCTAAACGGAAAAAGATACATGCTTTTAAGTCTAAGATGCGAATGGAGCAGCTTGAGATGACACAGAATAAGAGGCAAAATGCTTGGCAGCAATTTCAGACAACTAAGGGCCGGGCTAAGAAG GTTGGTTTCTTCTCTGGCCGAAAGCGGGAGAGCATATTCAAATCCCCAGATGACCCAAATGGGAAAGTTGGTGTAACAGGAAGCGGGAAAGGTTTGACAGAGTTTCAAAAGAGGGAAAAACACCTGCATCTTAAAG GAGCAAATATGGAGGCTGCCGATGATTAG
- the LOC113762944 gene encoding survival of motor neuron-related-splicing factor 30 isoform X2: MESGSEEVSVQELASNLSTYKEQLQQVRKLLDDEPGNSEYLDMEKELVEVISLTEELLATARQNENSGLGVGASGDASLSLRHAADFSNVESGSMLDYSKFPVGTKVQAVFSEDGEWYEATIEAHTPNGYYVYYDGWGNKEEVDPDNVRPIHDATVNPLLEAEKLAQATKEALKRKIAQAASTDFQSRSLPAKLRIEPDDPEDVRAAKRKKIHAFKSKMRMEQLEMTQNKRQNAWQQFQTTKGRAKKVGFFSGRKRESIFKSPDDPNGKVGVTGSGKGLTEFQKREKHLHLKGANMEAADD, from the exons atggaaagcgGAAGTGAGGAGGTGAGCGTCCAAGAACTCGCTTCGAATCTCTCCACGTATAAGGAACAGCTTCAACAG GTCCGCAAGCTCCTGGATGATGAGCCTGGAAATTCTGAATATTTGGACATGGAGAAGGAGCTTGTAGAG GTAATTTCTTTGACAGAAGAGCTCTTGGCAACTGCAAGACAAAACGAAAATTCAGGATTGGGTGTTGGGGCTAGTGGTGATGCATCTCTCAGTTTGCGGCATGCTGCGGATTTTTCTAATGTG GAATCGGGATCCATGTTGGATTACTCAAAGTTTCCTGTTGGCACCAAAGTTCAAGCTGTCTTTAGTGAAGATGGTGAATG GTATGAAGCAACAATTGAGGCGCATACTCCAAATGGGTATTATGTTTATTATGATGGTTGGGGTAACAAGGAAGAG GTTGATCCAGACAATGTTCGACCAATTCATGATGCAACTGTTAATCCCTTGCTTGAAGCAGAAAAGTTAGCTCAGGCTACGAAAGAAGCTCTCAAAAGGAAAATTGCACAGGCTGCTTCCACTGACTTTCAGTCTCGAAGTTTACCAGCAAAACTTCGGATTGAGCCTGATGATCCCGAAGATGTG AGAGCTGCTAAACGGAAAAAGATACATGCTTTTAAGTCTAAGATGCGAATGGAGCAGCTTGAGATGACACAGAATAAGAGGCAAAATGCTTGGCAGCAATTTCAGACAACTAAGGGCCGGGCTAAGAAG GTTGGTTTCTTCTCTGGCCGAAAGCGGGAGAGCATATTCAAATCCCCAGATGACCCAAATGGGAAAGTTGGTGTAACAGGAAGCGGGAAAGGTTTGACAGAGTTTCAAAAGAGGGAAAAACACCTGCATCTTAAAGGAGCAAATATGGAG GCTGCCGATGATTAG
- the LOC113759309 gene encoding uncharacterized protein LOC113759309, translating to MAEFVADNPNIFEELGRYFKRQGKEKAESSKRRPTKSPEVPSGEDSDEGHHSRSTSRRAPSKATSKIASIFRAFSRGLLGKRAEDPPRRPGGLAAEYLRAPPFTNDINGEMVPPNFKLPALRSYDGRGDPENHLRAFLSAFRLYCVPDAVICRAFPIFLQGTARKWFWGLEPRSISSLDELIDRFIHRFVSSRPITKTSAYLLNLQQAPGESLRSYVQRFNEENVQIPVQHEQVTIAAFTNGLIAGIFNTEIHRDYPHTLRELWDRVDQGIRSEDLNRMKREAQAARTGQDSRRKKDAGRVEQGPSGSSTQFRGRRSVFDRIVKGRSSTSDAEMTPLNSSRTHVLAVMRQNHLDRNPPEIPGRRDKRNSNLYCAYHRDVGHGTEDCNDLK from the coding sequence atggccgaatTCGTGGCTGATAACCCAAACATTTTCGAAGAACTGGGGAGGTACTTCAAGAGGCAGGGGAAAGAAAAAGCTGAATCCTCCAAGAGGAGACCGACGAAGTCCCCTGAAGTGCCTTCCGGCGAAGACTCCGATGAGGGGCACCACTCTCGGAGCACTTCCAGACGCGCCCCTTCCAAGGCGACGTCTAAGATCGCTTCCATTTTCCGGGCGTTTTCCCGGGGCCTACTGGGAAAACGAGCTGAGGACCCACCTCGGCGTCCCGGAGGCTTAGCAGCCGAATATCTGAGGGCACCGCCCTTCACGAATGACATCAATGGGGAGATGGTCCCCCCAAACTTTAAACTTCCCGCCCTGCGTTCCTACGATGGCCGAGGTGACCCCGAGAATCACCTCCGCGCCTTCCTCTCCGCTTTTCGGCTCTATTGCGTCCCCGACGCAGTAATTTGCCGAGCTTTCCCCATTTTCCTGCAGGGCACGGCCCGAAAGTGGTTCTGGGGTTTAGAACCGAGGAGCATTTCCTCACTCGATGAGTTGATTGATCGGTTCATTCACCGCTTTGTATCATCTCGTCCGATTACGAAGACTTCAGCCTACCTCTTGAACCTGCAGCAAGCCCCCGGCGAGTCACTGCGCTCCTACGTGCAGAGGTTCAATGAGGAGAACGTGCAGATACCTGTTCAGCATGAGCAGGTAACCATAGCTGCCTTCACCAATGGGCTGATCGCGGGAATCTTCAATACTGAGATACACCGGGATTACCCCCACACACTTCGGGAACTCTGGGATCGAGTAGATCAGGGAATCCGAAGTGAAGATCTAAACCGCATGAAGCGAGAGGCTCAAGCGGCTCGTACCGGGCAAGATTCCCGGAGGAAAAAAGACGCCGGCCGAGTCGAACAAGGCCCCAGTGGCTCGTCGACTCAGTTCCGAGGCCGCCGAAGTGTCTTCGACCGGATCGTAAAAGGAAGGTCGTCCACCTCGGACGCCGAGATGACACCCCTCAATTCCAGCCGGACCCATGTCCTGGCTGTGATGAGGCAGAATCACCTCGACCGAAACCCTCCTGAAATTCCGGGAAGGAGAGATAAGAGGAACTCAAACCTCTATTGTGCCTACCACCGGGATGTTGGGCACGGGACTGAAGACTGCAACGATCTGAAGTGA